The nucleotide window AAAAGGAAAATGCCTTAATTCGCGAAAAAAGGAAAAGACCAATAAATATAACCCTCCTCAATAGACACAGAGTATCTCAAAGGTACCTATCGTGGCTTTCCCTCTACAGCCAGTACCAAATAGATTTTAACTCACAAGAAAGCCAAATGGAGGAGAAAATGCTCATTAGAAAATCTCCCCTACCCAGCTTCAAACCAACCAAATTAAATTTCAAGATAGAAAACGGAAAAGTACTCATCACTTAGCGAGTTCTAATGCAAGTTTAGCTGCTTCTTTCCCACTTTTGGTGAAATGGACTTGTACCAGCTTTTTATGATCAAAATACCCATTTGAAGCTAAAAGTTCAAGGCGGTCACTTGGATAGCCTGTGTCTGTGACCACAATAACTGGCTTTGAGTAGTTATATGCAATTAATGCTTCCACCATTGTGCCGACTCCTCCCCCAAGGACTACCAGAACATCGGCTGAATTGATCATAACCGCACTTCTCTCTGCAAAGTCCATTCCGGTTTTTATTCTGATTGTGTTGAACTCATTTCCCTCCTGCCTCTCCGGGAGGATTCCCACAACAATTCCTCCAAACCTTGCAAATTCCCTGCTCGCTATCTCCATAATGCCTTCTCTTCCTCCGGTAAGTAAAACGACTCTATCTTTGTGTTTGGCAAGCTCTTCAATGAATTCCTTTGTCTTTTTGATGGCCTGTGGCAGAGGTTCATTGTCACTTGAGCCTGCGATTGCTATTTGGATCATCCTATCACCCCAGCAAACCTCTCAAGGCTGGAAAGAGGTTAACAGCGAGTAAAAATAGCCCAATCCCGACGAAGAGGTATGTGATCGCTCTTGCAACTTTTGAGGGGAGGACAGCCTTTAGAACATCATCAATCATTTTCCCTCCATCCAATGGAACTAGTGGGAAGAGATTCATCAGCCCTATACCAAGGTTTAGCACGTGGATCCAGTAAAGTGAAAACGCCAGTGGAAGCACAATACCGCTAAAGCCCACCTTTGATGTTATGTGCTGCGCTGGGTAGACTCCGAGGTAACCCTTTTCCGGGTTGTCTGGATGAGAGCCTAAGGGAATGTTTAGAATCTCCTTTTTTCCTTTGCGTAGTACCTCAATTGTTATCGTTTCTCCGGCCTTTGTTTTGTTCATTATGTCAAAGAACTCCTCTACCGTTGCTATGTGCTGACCATTTATTCCCACGATTATATCGCCCTCTTGGAGATAGCTCCTAGCAGGCCCTTCTGGAGCTAGTTTGGAAACCTCAACTCCCGCCGGCTCCAATATAGGGTTTAAAGCATAGCTTAAGAGCAAAAGGGCCAGAAGGGCGGTTACAATATTCCCCATAGACCCCGCAGCATAAACCCTTAGACGGCTCAGCAAGGGGGCTTTTGTTAGCTTTTCCTCATCCGGCTCAACAAACGCCCCCGGGATTACGAAGAAAAGCACGAGACCCACAGATTTCAGGGGTAAATTCTCAGCCCTAGCTACAAATCCGTGACTTAGCTCATGAACAAACATGACCACAATAAGCCCTATCAACCCATACCACAGGGGGATTGTAACACCGGGTATAACAAGCTGGACTCCGGGGGTAGCTGCTTTTGTCCGGAGATTCTGCATGGCGAGAGTGAAGAGGGTGTAGAACACATAGGCCATCCCTATAAAGCCGACTATTATGCCTGCTGTGGAGTATCCTTTCCAGAACTTTCTATACTTTATTCCGACTTTGTCTATGAAGTTAACAAATCTTTTAGTCCTCCATATTGCAATGAAAAGGTCAACCTGCAACCCTTCTTCTTTCTCTTCTCCTTTCCTTCCAAATGCAAGGTATAGAACCCCCCAGAAACCGAGTATCAAAGCCATTGCTGTAATTAGGCTCACCATTTTGGTCACCTAATTCCACTCCCAGAGGAAGTTTAAAAAGGTAGTGCATACTCTTAAAAACAAAAGTCCCAAGAAAAGTATGCGATGATGAGTGATGGGCGAACCGAAAGATGAGGATGGAAAGGTGATCGCTGAGCATCACTTTTGGAAGTTCCACTTTTCGTTGCCATATTTTTCTTCTATGAGCTTCTCCGCAATCTCGAGTTCATAATCTGTCAGTTGTCCCTCCTCAAGCGGGAACTCTTCAAAGAACTTTGCCTTCAACAGCTCATAAGCCTCATTCCTGCTGAGCTTTACTCCTTCTCTTTCCAGTGTTGTTACCCTCTCCCAGATACTTGAAACTCCCTTATCTTGTAGTTTTTTCTGAGAAGCTTTGAGCACTGAGGCGAGAATTTCAAGCCTGGTTGCATACATGAAGGTGCCGTGTTGCAGGATGATCCCCTTTCTTCTTGTTTGCGCAGACCCGCTGATTTTCTTGCCATTGGCTGCTATGTCGTTTAGCCCGGAAAAGCCACTATTTATCCCCAATTCCTCAAGCGCTCTGACGAGAGGAGCCGCTAAAAACCTGTAGCTCGTTTCTATGTTCCTCAAGCTCTCGTGAAAGTTTTCTCCTATGATTACACTGTAGGTTATCTCTCCGTACTGATCGTGAAAAACACTTCCACCACCTGTTATTCTTCTCACAACGGGGATGTTAAGCTCTCTGCACTTATCAAGATTGACGTCGTGCTCAACGCTTTGAAATCTGCCGATTGTTATGGAGCTCGGTTTGAAAACGTAAAGTCTAACGGTGTCTTCAACTTTTCCTTCAATCCTTGCCCGCATTATTGCCTCATCTATGGCCATCTGCACTTCTGGTCTTGCAACTATCAGGGGAATAAACCTCAACAACATCACCAAAGAATAAAGATTGCCGGAGCTTAAAAATGTGTGCCTAAAAAAGAGCAAAAAGCAAAGAGGAATCGTCCGGTCAGGGGCCGATTAGTTCATCACCCCTCAGCAACCTACCCTTCACATCATCCCAGTCCAAGCTTTTCTCTCACAATGAGGGGCGGATACCCAATTTTTGGGAAGACCAGCAGTGCTTTTGCCTCAATAGCCTCCTGGGGGACACACGGAAGGACATTTCCTTCAGCCAAGCCGATGTAATCTTTAAGATACGGAAAATCATCTACGTTGAGGGGGTAGAAGTCATGTATCCAGTTGTTGTCCCCCTGAATCACAAAGCACCTTTTTCCATTGTACTCAACTATATCCCTGACCCTGTGAATTATTGGATACTTCGTATAGGGTCTCTTGTAGACTACGACGTCTCCAACCTTTATTTCACTTGGAGGGACTCCCTTGAGAAGAACAACATCTCCCCTATAAAATGTTGGCTCCATCGAGCCGCTTATCACAATAACCAGCGGTGAGTCGGTATGGAGGGCAATCTTCAGACCATTGTGTATGGCAAAAACAACTATAATGCTGATAAGCAGGAATGCGACATCTCCTTTCCACCCACTTAGTAACTTTTCCTCCATTTTAACTCCTCCATGATTGTTCTAATCTTCGTTGGTATTGAACCTATGGCAGTGCACGTTTCCAGACTTATCCTCTTTCCATCAGTGATGTCTAAATGATAGTTAGCCAACTTAAAGATTTCCTTCGGCAGTCCATGCCTTCCAAGGCCAACAATTAGCATAAAGCTTTCCCCTTTAAGAGCTCTCTCTGCAATCTGGTGGGAGGAAATTTCCTTATCTTCGTTGGGCTTCCGTGTAGTTGCCACGACATGCCCGAACTGGGGAGGAAAGCCCCCTCTTGGAAACTCAAGTAAGTGGAATTTATTGCTCTTTGCCAGTTCTATAAGGTATTTTCCACCCTCCCCGATGGTGGTATTTTGGGAGATTTCCTCGGCTAGTTCAATGGGTTTCTTTTTTTCGAATGGGAACCCTATGAGAGCCAGATGGAAATCAAAGGCATGACAAATGGGAGCTGCTCTAGCGATGGCTCTCAGATGCGCTTCGTGAAGCTTCTTAGGATCATATGAATTGTAAAGTGCCAGCGTGAGCATTTTTAAACCCCCATACCAAGAAGGGGAGAATGTTTATTAAGTTGTTTGCCCAATATACTTTTTGATAATGATGGTCGAAATTGATGATATTGTGTTTTTAGCAAAAAACGGAAGATATGAAGAAGCTTTGGAATTGGTTAACCACCTAGACGATAATCTAGACAAAGTATTAGCCCTTAGCGGTATGGCTAAGGTGATTTACACGCAGGATATAGAGATAGCTTATGGTTGTTTAGAAGATGCGGAGTATTTTTCCAAGAAGATTAAAGATAAAGGAGAAAAATCAAAAGCACTCGCAGATATTGCTTCTGTATATTATATAATGGGGGATACTGAATACGCTCTGGGGCTGTTCGAAAAAGCCATAAAAGAAGCTGAAAAAATAAAAAAATCTGAAGACAGGATATATCCCCTGGCAAATATTGCGTATTATATGGGTATTTCCGGGCTTGTTGATTTCTCGTTGGATCTATTTGAGAGGGTTTTTGACATAGTGGTTAACCTAAAGGTAAATTATGTAAAGAAGACCGAGTACCTCATAGAGCTGGGAAGCATAATAGAGAGCGTTGGGGACGAACTCCCCTCGGAGGAAGCTATCAAATTCTACGAGAGAGCCCACGACTTATTTGAAAAGCTCCGCGTACCAGCAAAAGCTGCGACTGTTGAAAGAAAGATCGATCTGGCGAGAACCCTCGCCACAGTTGGTTTGCCCGAAATAAGAAAAGCCATCTCGGAGGGTAAGTATGTTTATGCCACTAAACTAATTATACGAACATTTAACGATGAGACGGTGTTTATTGGCCTTTTAGAGGTAGCACTATGGATGAAAAAGAACGAGACCATTGGGTATAGCCAAATAGTTGAAACCGCTCTCAAATATCTTCAGGAACTCCAGGTATCCAAACGACATCTGTTGTACGTGATCAAACTATTGACCGAGCTCGAACAGTTTAAAGAAGCGTTAAAGCTTTCTATGACCATTGAAGACGTCGAGCTGCGCTCTGAAATTATGGCAGAAATAACCATGGGAATGCTAAAAAGCGGAGAAATTGAAGGTGCTTTCAAGGTAGCTAATTTGATACCCGATACCCGCATCCGCATCGCTACACTAACTGAGCTAAGGAAAATACTAAAATACTAAAAGCAGATACCTTATGGGTGAAAATAGTGATATTTGATGCCCATTCTGATTTACCGCTATATATCTACGAGGAAAGAAAGAACGACAATGCAGTCTTAGAGAGAAGCTTTGAGCGGTTCTTTGGAGATACAATAAAGTCAAGGGTAATGGCCATTTGGACAACACCAGAAAAAAGAGTCATTGCACTAAGACATGCCCTAGAAGTTCTGAACAGCCTTCACAAAGACGTTATTGAAAGCCCAAGCTTTGAGATTGTAACCAGTGTAAAAGACATGAGAAATGCCATTAAGAATGGAAAAGTGGCACTCTGGCTCGGACTGGAAGGCGGAGAACCAATAGAAAACAGCTTAGACCTGCTTGAGGTATTTTATGCCCTGGGTTTAAGGGTTCTAACACTGACTTGGAGCCTGAGAAATGCCATAGGTGACGGTGTTTTTGAAAGAACAAAAGGTGGCTTAACCAACTTTGGCATAGAGGTGCTTGGAAAAGCGGAAGAGCTCGGCATAGTTGTGGATGTGAGCCATCTAAACGAGCAGGGCTTCTGGGACGTTATTGAAACAACGTCCTTCCCAATCATAGCCTCCCACTCTAACGCCTACTCCCTTTGCCCGAATCCCAGAAACCTCAAAGACGACCAAATAAAAGCCATAGCAGAGAGCGGTGGAGTTATAGGAGTCAATGCAATCCCGAGTTTTGTAGATAAGGAAAACCCAACGCTGGACAAACTAGTTGCCCACATAGAATACATAGCGGATTTAGCGGGCTACGAACACGTTGGACTCGGCTTTGACTTCGTCTATTATCTCAAAGGATGGAGTGAAAAAAGCGTCAAGGGATTTGAGAACGAAAGTAAAATACCAGAGCTTTTGAAGAGACTAAACGAGACTTTCAGCAAAAGAGAAGTTGAAGCAATAGCATTCAAAAACTTTGAAAGGGTTTTTGAAAGAGTCGTGGGATGACCAAAATCTTTTAACCCATTTATACTTTTCTCTCTTGAGTGAGGAGCATGGAAGAAATTTACTTCCTAACATTCAGAGAGGCCAGGATTATGCTACTTTCTGGGGGAAAGGTTAGAGTAAACCTCGATTTAAGGAAAACGAACAGATCGCATGCAGTTCTAGTTAAAGAGGATAAGGTGGTCTTCCCTGATGGAAGTGAAGTTGAGAAAGACATCATAAAAAAGATAGCAAAGGATGAAAACACGGTTTACTTTTTGAGAGGAGGCCGTTTGTATAAAGCCGCTATTGCCACCGATGGCTTTTACAAGCTTGTTCCAACAATTCCTCCAACCATAGAAATAAACGGGATAAGAATGCACAGGACAAAGGACACCAATCCACTAAAAGACACCCGGAGTAAAGTGGATACTGTAAAGCCAAAGGAAGGAGAGTTTGTTATAGATACTTGCATGGGGTTAGGGTACACGGCAATAGAGAGCGCAAAAAGAGGAGCTTATGTTATTACGATCGAAAAAGACCCAAATGTAATCGAGCTCGCCCGGCTTAATCCATGGAGCAGGGAAGTTTTTACATCTCAGAACATCCAGCTTATTCAGGGAGATGCGTTTGATGTGATAAAGAGGCTTAACGATGAGAGCTTTGACGTCGTGATACACGACCCTCCGAGATTTTCACTTGCCGGGCATCTCTACAGCGAAGAATTTTATGCAGAGCTGTTTAGGGTCTTGAAGCCAAAAGGAAGGCTGTTTCACTACGTAGGAAATCCCGGCAAGAAGTATCGGGGAAAAGACTTCCAGAGAGGGGTTATGGAAAGGTTAAGACGCGTGGGGTTCAAGGGAGTTAGAAGAGTCGAAGAAGCCCTAGGGGTGGTGGCTTCAAAGCCATAACCGGTGATTGCCGTGCTGTCCAGGGCAATAGAGGACCTGAAGGACTTCGCAAGCAGAGAAAGCCTCTACGAAAAGAAAATTCTGCTTATGTTTAGCGGAGGCAAGGACAGCAGTTTAGCACTTTACCTCCTCAAAAAGGCAGGTTTGGATGTGTCTGCAATAACCTTCATTCACAGATGGAGCTGGAGAGAACCCCTTCCACGCATGCTTAAATTTACGTCTTCTCTTGAGGTAGAGCACTACCTCGTTGATATAACTGAAAGCCTTCTGAGGAACTCTCTCGGAAAAAAGGGCCCCATATGCATTCACTGTAAGAAGGTCATGCTTAAAAACACCTACTGGTTTGCAAGGATTAATGGGTTTGACATCATTGCAAAGGGGGACAACGCGAACGACAAGATAAAAGGCGCTTTGCTGGATCAGTGGGATGGGGACCACAGGCTCAGCACCATTCCGAGGATTGGGATTCCAATTTTGAGACCCCTAATAAACTATACGGCTGAAGAAGTTGAAGCCCTCGCAAAAGAGGCAAATATAAAGGTTTTTAGGATGTATGAGTACGGAAGAAGGAGGCAGTGGAGGGAAGGATGCCCTCTGCAGTATATTGACAAGGAGCAGATAATAAAGGAGGAGTACTTCGATTTGGCATATGAGGCGAACTATGAAATAAGCAAAATCGCAAGGAAGCATAAGGTAAGAATGAGCGTTATTGTGCCTTCTTTCATGGTAATGTGTCACGGGTGTAATGAAAAAGTGCTGAAAGAGGCTGAAGCTGCCCTTGAAAACATTAAAAGGAGGTTTGCCAATGCTTCCTCTGGGAAAAATTAGAAACGAAGTTTTAAGAAAAATAATTCTCTCCGATCTCCCCATTGACGATGAGAAAATTGTTGTTGGGCCAAAAGAGGGCTTTGATGCCGCTGTTCTGGAATATGATGGTGATAACTACCTTGTGATTGCCACAGACCCGGTTCTTGGAGTTCCAAGGGAGCACTTTGGATTTTTCACGTACCACTTTGCCTCAAGCGATGTAGCTGTTTTTGGAGCAAGGCCTAGATGGCTGATTGTTGACCTCCTTCTACATCCGGGAACCAAAGAGGAAGAGCTGAAGGCTATTATGGACGAGCTTAGAGGGGAGTGCAAAAAATACGGAACCTCCATAGTGGGAGGTCATACTGGTGTTTATAAAACCATTAACGACTTCACGGCCACAACAACTGCTGTGGGGATCGTGAGAAAAGATGAACTGAAGCTCCCGCTCGCTAAGCCTGGAGATGACATAGTTATCACAAAAGGAGTTGCAATAGAATTTGCGGTCGGAGCTGCGTGGTTTAAAGCCGAGGAGCTCAAGAGCGTACTCTCCCCGTCAGAAACCTCTTTTCTGAGAGAGATGTACAAGCTTGAGAGCGTTGTTAAAGATGCACTTCTGGCAAGGGAGTTTGCAAGGGGGATGCACGACGCAACTGAAGGCGGCTTAACGGCTTTACATGAGATAGCAGACAATTCCGGAGTGGGGTTTGAGGTTTATTATGAGAACCTCTACATGCATCCGCTTGTGGAGAAGGTCGTGAACTTTTACGGCGTAAACCCACTAACCGTCTCTTCAACAGGGACTTTAATCATTATCTCACCAAGAGAAAATACGAGAGAATTAATCAAAAAGCTCCAAACAAACGGAGTAGGGGCTTTTGTCATTGGACAGTTCACGGAAGAAAGGGAGAGAGTGCTGATAAAAAACGGCAGGAGAGAAGAGTTCCCGGAGTTTGAAAGAGATGCGTATGCAGAGGTGTACTACTGACCTCCTTCCCGCCGTGAAGGGCGAGGGTTCCAACGAGTTAACCCCTCGCCATTGGCAGGGAGGTTTGAGGGGTTTCATTTAGACCCAAGTTAAAGCGGGTCTTCGACCCCTCGGGGAGGGTCTTCCCCCCGTTACCCCTACCTCCCGCTAAAGCAGGAAGGCTCGGGGTTATCGTTTCAACAGCCTTTCTCAAAATGTTGAAAGCGCCAACCAAGTCAGCGTTCATTACAACGCCCTCCCTGCGGCACTTGAATAAACCCCTAAAAATCCTACCATCAGAGTGCCGCTGGCCGCAGAGGGGGCAGGTTTGTGAGGTGAAAGCCTCATCAACAAGCAAAACTTCAATACTATACTCTTCAGCAACTTCCTTGAGACGCTGAATCACTGTATTGAACCGCCAGACGTGGGAGAGGATGAAGTTCTGCTTTTTGCCTCGGTCAGAGTTTCTTGAA belongs to Thermococcus bergensis and includes:
- a CDS encoding TIGR00725 family protein, which produces MIQIAIAGSSDNEPLPQAIKKTKEFIEELAKHKDRVVLLTGGREGIMEIASREFARFGGIVVGILPERQEGNEFNTIRIKTGMDFAERSAVMINSADVLVVLGGGVGTMVEALIAYNYSKPVIVVTDTGYPSDRLELLASNGYFDHKKLVQVHFTKSGKEAAKLALELAK
- a CDS encoding site-2 protease family protein, translating into MVSLITAMALILGFWGVLYLAFGRKGEEKEEGLQVDLFIAIWRTKRFVNFIDKVGIKYRKFWKGYSTAGIIVGFIGMAYVFYTLFTLAMQNLRTKAATPGVQLVIPGVTIPLWYGLIGLIVVMFVHELSHGFVARAENLPLKSVGLVLFFVIPGAFVEPDEEKLTKAPLLSRLRVYAAGSMGNIVTALLALLLLSYALNPILEPAGVEVSKLAPEGPARSYLQEGDIIVGINGQHIATVEEFFDIMNKTKAGETITIEVLRKGKKEILNIPLGSHPDNPEKGYLGVYPAQHITSKVGFSGIVLPLAFSLYWIHVLNLGIGLMNLFPLVPLDGGKMIDDVLKAVLPSKVARAITYLFVGIGLFLLAVNLFPALRGLLG
- a CDS encoding lipoate--protein ligase family protein, with the protein product MRFIPLIVARPEVQMAIDEAIMRARIEGKVEDTVRLYVFKPSSITIGRFQSVEHDVNLDKCRELNIPVVRRITGGGSVFHDQYGEITYSVIIGENFHESLRNIETSYRFLAAPLVRALEELGINSGFSGLNDIAANGKKISGSAQTRRKGIILQHGTFMYATRLEILASVLKASQKKLQDKGVSSIWERVTTLEREGVKLSRNEAYELLKAKFFEEFPLEEGQLTDYELEIAEKLIEEKYGNEKWNFQK
- a CDS encoding signal peptidase I translates to MEEKLLSGWKGDVAFLLISIIVVFAIHNGLKIALHTDSPLVIVISGSMEPTFYRGDVVLLKGVPPSEIKVGDVVVYKRPYTKYPIIHRVRDIVEYNGKRCFVIQGDNNWIHDFYPLNVDDFPYLKDYIGLAEGNVLPCVPQEAIEAKALLVFPKIGYPPLIVREKLGLG
- a CDS encoding DUF531 domain-containing protein; translated protein: MLTLALYNSYDPKKLHEAHLRAIARAAPICHAFDFHLALIGFPFEKKKPIELAEEISQNTTIGEGGKYLIELAKSNKFHLLEFPRGGFPPQFGHVVATTRKPNEDKEISSHQIAERALKGESFMLIVGLGRHGLPKEIFKLANYHLDITDGKRISLETCTAIGSIPTKIRTIMEELKWRKSY
- a CDS encoding dipeptidase encodes the protein MIFDAHSDLPLYIYEERKNDNAVLERSFERFFGDTIKSRVMAIWTTPEKRVIALRHALEVLNSLHKDVIESPSFEIVTSVKDMRNAIKNGKVALWLGLEGGEPIENSLDLLEVFYALGLRVLTLTWSLRNAIGDGVFERTKGGLTNFGIEVLGKAEELGIVVDVSHLNEQGFWDVIETTSFPIIASHSNAYSLCPNPRNLKDDQIKAIAESGGVIGVNAIPSFVDKENPTLDKLVAHIEYIADLAGYEHVGLGFDFVYYLKGWSEKSVKGFENESKIPELLKRLNETFSKREVEAIAFKNFERVFERVVG
- a CDS encoding class I SAM-dependent methyltransferase encodes the protein MEEIYFLTFREARIMLLSGGKVRVNLDLRKTNRSHAVLVKEDKVVFPDGSEVEKDIIKKIAKDENTVYFLRGGRLYKAAIATDGFYKLVPTIPPTIEINGIRMHRTKDTNPLKDTRSKVDTVKPKEGEFVIDTCMGLGYTAIESAKRGAYVITIEKDPNVIELARLNPWSREVFTSQNIQLIQGDAFDVIKRLNDESFDVVIHDPPRFSLAGHLYSEEFYAELFRVLKPKGRLFHYVGNPGKKYRGKDFQRGVMERLRRVGFKGVRRVEEALGVVASKP
- a CDS encoding 7-cyano-7-deazaguanine synthase, encoding MLSRAIEDLKDFASRESLYEKKILLMFSGGKDSSLALYLLKKAGLDVSAITFIHRWSWREPLPRMLKFTSSLEVEHYLVDITESLLRNSLGKKGPICIHCKKVMLKNTYWFARINGFDIIAKGDNANDKIKGALLDQWDGDHRLSTIPRIGIPILRPLINYTAEEVEALAKEANIKVFRMYEYGRRRQWREGCPLQYIDKEQIIKEEYFDLAYEANYEISKIARKHKVRMSVIVPSFMVMCHGCNEKVLKEAEAALENIKRRFANASSGKN
- a CDS encoding AIR synthase family protein, with the translated sequence MLPLGKIRNEVLRKIILSDLPIDDEKIVVGPKEGFDAAVLEYDGDNYLVIATDPVLGVPREHFGFFTYHFASSDVAVFGARPRWLIVDLLLHPGTKEEELKAIMDELRGECKKYGTSIVGGHTGVYKTINDFTATTTAVGIVRKDELKLPLAKPGDDIVITKGVAIEFAVGAAWFKAEELKSVLSPSETSFLREMYKLESVVKDALLAREFARGMHDATEGGLTALHEIADNSGVGFEVYYENLYMHPLVEKVVNFYGVNPLTVSSTGTLIIISPRENTRELIKKLQTNGVGAFVIGQFTEERERVLIKNGRREEFPEFERDAYAEVYY